The following coding sequences lie in one Leucoraja erinacea ecotype New England chromosome 20, Leri_hhj_1, whole genome shotgun sequence genomic window:
- the LOC129706723 gene encoding phospholipase A2-like isoform X1, whose amino-acid sequence MDSSLFWLLVALSVPTTPGHANLQSSWQLGALLKCGTGRIFAYIGYGCYCGLGGRGWPRDNTDWCCFNHDCCYRKAEAVGCRPKSNTYHWYCSTASKTPRCKARNTRCQKKNCDCDVELTNCLKRQKYQMRYVLWPNFRCGNTVPCCEAPVEKNRCLL is encoded by the exons TGCCTACGACACCTGGCCATGCGAACCTACAAAGCAGCTGGCAGCTGGGTGCTCTGCTTAAATGTGGCACAGGGCGAATATTCGCCTACATAGGGTACGGTTGTTATTGTGGACTCGGGGGACGCGGCTGGCCACGGGACAACACAGATTG GTGCTGCTTTAATCATGACTGCTGTTATAGGAAAGCGGAGGCTGTTGGTTGTCGTCCCAAGTCTAATACCTACCACTGGTATTGCAGCACAGCCAGTAAAACACCAAGATGTA aGGCACGCAATACCAGATGTCAAAAGAAGAATTGTGACTGTGATGTGGAGTTAACAAATTGCTTAAAGAGGCAGAAATACCAAATGAGATATGTGTTATGGCCCAATTTCCGTTGTGGCAATACAGTGCCATGTTGTGAGGCCCCGGTAGAGAAAAATCGATGCCTATTGTGA